CAGCCACCAGCGCTTCGAGCCCGCGGGGATGACCGAGAACCGCGACATCCCCTTCGCCAAGAGCCTGGTCGACTACATCTTCCGCTGGCTGGGCATGGAGTTCATCCCCGGCTACCGCGAGAACAACTCGCCCCGCGCCATCGCGGAGGCGGCAAACGGACACACACCCGAGGAGAAGGCATGGAAGACATCCGAGCGCGTCTCGATCGTCCCGCCTGTCACGGACCGTCCTCACGCTGGGGACGGGTCGAAGAAGCCCGGTCAGGCTGGGGAGGTGATGAGCACGCCCGCGATCGTGATGAAGGAGACGCTCACCATCACGGAGACGGTGGGGGGCCTCGCGAGCACGCTCTCGATCGCGATGGAGAGCATCAGCGACGCGCCCGCGTGTGACGTGTGCGGCACCATCACGGTCCGCAACGGCACCTGCTACAAGTGCGTCAACTGCGGCAACAGCATGGGCTGCAGCTGACGCGAAAGCCCAGGGATCATGATCCCTGGGCTTTCGGTGAGGGCTTCGGTGAGAGTCAGTGCACACGGTTGGTCGACGGGGCGCCCACTTGGTCCGCGGGGCGGAGGGCGTTCCCGGTTGGAGAAGGGCCGGTTCGCGAAGGGATGCGCGCCGGGGCAAGGGTCGAGGACCGACCCCGCCCACCGCCCGGACATTCGCGGGACCAGACGGCAAGTGGCATGGGGCGTCGCAACAGCATCGCTTCTGCCAGTCCGAGGAGAGTCGGCGCCCCGTCCGCAAGGACGGCCGCCAAGCCACGGAGGCTCCCGCAGCGTCCCCACACCACGGAGCGTCTTCCAATGAACGGAAACACGCCCCGTCGCCAACCCTGTGCACTGACTGACAAAGCAAGCTGGACAACAGAACGATCGACGGAGACATCAGACTGAACAACACCCCGCGGTAACCCGCAGCACCTCCTACTCCGCTTTCCGGTTTCCGCCTTCCGGTTTCAAATGCCTCCCACCCGCAGGGCCAGAGCGCGGCGGTCCACCCCCGCCATTGTCGCCGGCCCTGCACCCCAAAACCCCCGGGCTCCACCTCCCGGGGGTTTTCTTTCGCGCTCACCTCGCTCAACGAGCCCGACGCGCCAGCGAGGGTCTTCCGCGCCCGCACGCACCCGCCCCCAACCCCTGCTAACTTCCCCCCATGCCCCACCCCACCGTCGCCATCTGCCGCGCCCTCCCCGGCACCATTGATCTTCCCGGCGCCGAGGTCCGCATGGGCACCGAGCGTGCCCTCCCGCGCCAGCAGCTCCTCGAGTTCGTCCGCGGCGCCCACGTCCTCATCACCTGGGTCTCCGAGAAGGTCGACAACGAGCTCCTCGACGCCGCCGGCCCGCAGCTCAAGGCCGTCTGCAACTTCGCCGTGGGCACCGACAACATCGACCTCAAAGCCTGCGCCGCCCGCGGTATCAAGGTCACCAACACCCCCAACGCCGTCACCGAGGGCACCGCCGACCTCGCGTGGCTGCTCATCATGGCCGTGGCGCGCCGTCTCATCGAGGCCGACCGCTTCGCCCGCTCACCGCTCTACCCCCAGCACGGCCCGCTCGGCCCCACCGAGCTCGTCGGCCAGGACCTCACCGGCAAGACGCTCTGCATCGTCGGCGCCGGCCGCATCGGCTACGCCACCGCCATGCGCTCGCTCGCCTGGGGCATGAAGCAGCTCTACGTCGCCCGCTCCCGCCACTGGGACTTCGAGCTCGCACCGCTCAACTCCAGGCGCGTCACACTCGAAGAAGGCCTCGCCCAGGCCGACGTCGTCAGCATCCACTGCCCCCTCACCCCCCAGACCCGCGGCCTCATCAACGCCCGCGCCCTCGCCCTGATGAAGCCGTCCGCTATCCTCGTCAACACCGCCCGCGGCCCCATCGTAGACGAGCAGGCCCTCGTCGACGCCCTCAAGGCCGGCAAGCTCTACGGCGCCGGCCTCGACGTCTACGAGCGCGAGCCGCAGGTGCACCCCGATCTCATCACCATGACCAACGTCGTTCTCACACCCCACATCGGCAGCGCCGCCGCACGCTTCCGCGCCGCTATGACCGAGATGGCCTGCGCCAACGCACGCGCCGTGCTCGCGGGCGTCGAGCCGCCCAACCGAGTCGTCTAACGCTGAAAAGCTGGGCACTTCCGATTGTGAGATTCCCCAACTTGGGGTACACTGAAGATGGATGGGCTTCACCTACACCGTGGATGAGTCGCTCGGCCTCGCGCGCGTCGTGTGGACCGGCGATGTCACACCCGAACTCGCGGGCGAGGCCATCCACGCCGTCTCGTCCGACCCGCGCGTGAAGCCCAGCTTCTGCCGCCTCGTCAACATGCAGGCCGCCCGCATCCAGATCCCCCGCAACAGCAACCGCGACCTCGCCGCCGCGAAGGCCAACGGCCACGACGCGAGCAGCGCGAAGACCAACGGCAAAACCGCGATCGTGGTGGGGGACGAGCTCAGCTTCGGCATCGCCAGCCAGTACGCCGCGTACTCCGAGCTCCAGGGCTTCCCCACGGAAGTCTTCCGCGACATGGGAAGCGCGGAGAAGTGGCTCGCTCTCGGCTCGTCAGTCGCCGCGACGGTCTAAGGCACGGACCAGACGATTTACCGCCGCCCGCTGCCGCTTCCCGTGTGCCCGAAGTGCAGCTCCAGGTACCGCGCCACATAGTCGACGATCGATGACGCCTCCGGGATGTCCGGGTTGCTGGTCATGCCCATCGGCTCGAACCGCATCCCCTTGAACCGCACCACCGCGTCCTTCACGCTCAGCCCGTGCTGCAGCGACAGGCTGAACGCACGGCAGAAGGCCTGCGCCATCCCCGAGATCGTCGAGCCTTCCTTCGACATCTTGATGAAGATCTCTCCCGGCCGGCCATCCTCATAGAGGCCGATCGTGAGGTACCCCTCGTGCAGCCCGATCGCGAACTTGTGCGTGATCGAGTCGCGGGTCACGGGGAGCGATTGGCGGGTCGCGACCATGTCTGAACTCTCCGAAGAGTCGTGGTGATGGGCACGGGTGTGGCCGTGGTCGCTCATAGGGGTCGAATGTAGCCGGACGGGAGACAGAAGGAAGGAAGATTCGCGACGAGGGACTATCGGACAGGCGGCCGCCCCTTCCACCACAGAAATCCCACAGCGTGTCCACGCCACCACCCGCTCCCCGGCTCGCTCCGGCCCCAAGTCGTTGCTCCGCAAGCCTCACACGCGGCCCTGAACCGGGTAAAAAACGGGGATCGCCCTCGTGCCCGGGGGGTGTCGGCTCGATATCCTGTTGATTCGCAATGAACCCCGTGACCGGAACCCTCAAACCTTCGCCCATGCGGGCCGCGCTGGGAGGCATCACCCTCCTGCTGCTGGTCGCGGTGGCGTTGCAGGGTTCCCCGGGGGAGCGGGCCGACGCCCCCGGGCAGCGTCACGGCCCCGTTGTCCGCATGCTCGCCGAGGCCGTTACCCGCCGCATGGACCGTCAGGTCCGCCGGCAGGATGAACGCCCCGCCGTCGCCGCGGCCCACCCCGCCGTCACGCCCGACCGATCTGCTCTGCGTCCCATCGCGACCCCCGACCTCGGGGTCGCAGTCCGTTGCCTGTCGCCCTGGCTGACCGACCTCCCGCCGCCCGCGCTGGCCTGATCCCAGCAGTCGCCCCGCGCACGACGCGCAGGGCTGGTGGCCTCCATCCATTCCAGAGTCGGTCCAACCGCCCGCACGCACCAGCGTGCGCGGCGTTCACTCCCCGTCACATCCCGGCGTTCGCCCCTGCCGCGGTGCCTCTCGCACCCCGCGCGGGCGCGCCAAGCGAGCAAGCCATGGCAGAGCAGCAGGGCATCCCGTTCATCGGTCCCATCCTCAACAAGATCATCGGCACCCGCAACGAGCGGTTCGTCAAGAAGTACACCCAGCGCGTCAACGAGATCAACGCGCTGGAGCCCAAGGTCATCCAGCTGACCGACGAGCAGCTCCGCGGCAAGGTCCACGAGCTCCGCGCCCGCGTCGACAAGGGCGAGAAGGCCGACGACCTCATCCCCGAGGCGTTCGCCTACGCCCGCGAGGCCATGGACCGCGGCGTCGGTATCCGCAACATCTTCAACCCCGCCGCCAACTTCGACGTCTCCCTCCTCCCCCCGCCCATGCGGGACCTCTACGCCAAGGTCAAGGCCGAGATGGACGCCCGCGAGCCCCTGCACCCAACCGGTGAGTGGCAGGGCTGGACCATCCCCATCGAGGGCTGGCGGCAACTGGACATCCCCAACGAGCTCTACGCGGCCGTGAAGGCCCTCTTCCCCGAATCGCGGCCCCCCTTCCGCGCCCGCCCCTTCGACGTCCAGCTCATCGGCGGCATGGTGCTCTGCCAGGGCAAGATCTCTGAAATGCGCACCGGCGAAGGCAAGACCATCGTCGCCCCGCTCGCCTGCTACAAGGCCGCGATCGAGCGCATGAAGGTCCACGTCGTGACCGTCAACGACTACCTCGTGCAGCGCGACCGCGACTGGACCGCGCCCTACTTCCGCGCCCTGGGCATGACCGTCGGCGCCATCCACCCCCAGCACATGCAGGACGAGGACGAGAAGCGGGTGATGTACCGCTGCGACGTGGTCTACGGCACCACCGCCGAGTTCGGCTTCGACTACCTCCGCGACAACATGAAGAAGTCGGTGGACATGCAGGTCCAGAAGAAGCGCGAGTTCGCCATCGTCGACGAGGTTGACTCGATCCTCATCGACGAGGCCCGCACGCCTCTGATCATCTCCGGCGAAGCCCACAGCAACTCGCCCCGTTACGACCTCGCGGACCGCCTGGCCCGCCACCTCGTCGAGCGCCAGAAGCCCTGGGCCGAGGCCGACGAGAAGGTCCAGAAGTGCAAGATGCGCATCAAGGGCTTCGAGGGCGACATCCGCCAGGCCCGCGACAAGGCCCAGATCCCCACGCTCCAGGAGGGCCTCCGCCAGGCCAAGGCCGAGCTGCCCATGCTCGAGAAGGAGCGCGACAAGCACACGCAGTACTTCGAGGTCAAAATGGAGCGCAAGAGCGCCCACCTCACCCACGACGGCGTGAGCGAGGCCCAGCGCGTCGCCCAGATCGGCTCGCTGTACGTCGACGAGAACATCGACCTGCCGCACCTGCTGGAGCAGTCGCTCCGCGCCTTCACGGTCTACGAGCGCGACCGCGACTACGTGGTCATGCCCGCGCAGAACCCCCAGACCGGGCGCATGGAGCCCAGCATCGTCATCGTCGACACCAACACCGGCCGCCCCATGATCGGCCGCCAGTGGTCCGACGGCCTGCACCAGGCCATCGAGTGCAAGGAGAAGGTGCCGATCAAGGCCGAGACGCAGACGGTCGCCACCGTCACCATCCAGAACTTCTTCAAGATGTACAAGCGCCTCGCGGGCATGACCGGCACGGCCGACACCGAGGCGCAGGAGTTCCACGACATCTACCACCTCGACGTCGTGGCCATCCCCACCAACAAGCCGGTGGTCCGCAACGACTTCGACGACGTCGTCTTCCTCTCCGCCAAGGACAAGTGGAACCAGATCGTCGATGAGATCAAGGC
The sequence above is drawn from the Phycisphaerales bacterium genome and encodes:
- a CDS encoding D-glycerate dehydrogenase; the protein is MPHPTVAICRALPGTIDLPGAEVRMGTERALPRQQLLEFVRGAHVLITWVSEKVDNELLDAAGPQLKAVCNFAVGTDNIDLKACAARGIKVTNTPNAVTEGTADLAWLLIMAVARRLIEADRFARSPLYPQHGPLGPTELVGQDLTGKTLCIVGAGRIGYATAMRSLAWGMKQLYVARSRHWDFELAPLNSRRVTLEEGLAQADVVSIHCPLTPQTRGLINARALALMKPSAILVNTARGPIVDEQALVDALKAGKLYGAGLDVYEREPQVHPDLITMTNVVLTPHIGSAAARFRAAMTEMACANARAVLAGVEPPNRVV